The Rhodobacteraceae bacterium LMO-JJ12 genome contains the following window.
CACCTTTGAAGGCCATTGGACGCGTACTGGCGACAAATACGAATGCAACGCCGACGGGCGCTATGTTTATTGTGGGCGCACGGATGACATGTTCAAGGTTTCGGGCATCTGGGTTTCGCCGTTCGAGGTGGAACAGGCGCTGATTGAGTTTCCCGGTGTATTGGAGGCCGCAGTCGTTGCGCGTGATGACGAGAAGGGTCTGGCGAAACCGGCTGCCTATCTGGTGATGAAAGAGGGCGTTGAGGCGCCCGACATGGAGGCGGTGAAAAACTACGTCAAAGAGAAGATCGGGATGTGGAAATATCCGCGCTGGATCGAGGTTGTGGACGAGTTGCCCAAGACCGCGACAGGCAAGATCCAACGGTTCAAGTTGAGGGATGGGGCATGATTGACTGGGAAGCCGGGCATGGGTCTTTGAACGCCGGGGGCAAACGTCTGGAATGGGGCACATTCGGGCCTGCACCGGATGGCAAGCCGGTGATTGTCTTGTTGCACGAGGGGCTGGGGTGTCTGGCCTTGTGGCGCGATTTTCCGCAAAAATTGGTTGAGGCGACCGGGCTTTCGGTGTTTGCCTATTCGCGTGCGGGGTATGGTCAATCGGAGGCCAGCGATTTGCCGCTGCCGCTTGATTACATGACGTGCGAGGCGTTGGACGTTCTACCCGAAGTATTGGATGAAATGGGCGCGGATCAGTTTTTTCTGATGGGGCATTCTGACGGGGCGACGATTGCGGCAATCTATGCGGCACGTTTGCAGGATGTGCGGCTTTGCGGTGTGATCCTGATGGCGCCGCATTTCTTTGCCGAAGACATGGGGCTTGCCGAGATCGAACGCGCCAAGGTGGCCTATGAAACGACAGACCTGCGGGAGAAGATGGGCCGGTATCATGCCGATCCGGACGTGGCATTTTATGGCTGGAACGGTGCCTGGCTCGATCCCGGGTTTCGTGCATGGAATGTGGCGGATGTGATAGACTGCATCAACCGGGCGATTTTGGTGATTCAGGGGCGCGAGGACCAATATGGCACTCTGGCGCAGGTCGAAGAGATCACGCGCCGGTCGCAAAGAGCGGTCAGTGTCGCCATTCTGGAGGAGTGTCGCCACGCCCCGCATTTCGATCAGACCGAGCGGGTAATGGCGGAGGTAACGGCGTTTACGCGGGAATACACCAGAGGGCCGGGAGAGAGAATCGTCGATATCCCTGTATATGAATTATAATGCATAATTCCGTTGCTGGCCGTCCTGCCTGTCGGTAGTGCATTGAAAAATATAGAATAGATTTAGCATTATTGTTCCGAAGAGAATAGTTTACCTGTTAGCGAGTGTGAACTATAATGCAGATAACAGGAAAGATGAACGCGCAACATGGAGGGCATCTGGTCGTGACAAAGGTTATTGATTTTCAGACGGAACCATCGAAGTACCGCCACTGGAAAGTAACGTATGATGGAGAGGTTGCACGCCTGACCATGGATGTGGACGAAGATGGCGGGCTGTTTGACGGCTATCAGCTCAAGCTCAACTCCTATGATCTGGGTGTTGATATCGAGTTGAACGATATCGTTCAGCGGATGCGGTTTGAGCACCCGGAAGTGAAGGTTGTGGTGATGCAGTCGGGCAAGGATAAGGTGTTCTGTGCCGGGGCAAATATCCGCATGCTGGGTGGTGCGACGCATCATCACAAGGTCAATTTTTGCAAGTTCACCAATGAGACACGCAACACCTACGAGGCGGCCGAGGTCGACAGCGGGCAGAAATATATTGCCGCGATCAAGGGCTCGTGTGCGGGGGGCGGATATGAGCTTGCGTTGGCGTGTAATTACCTGATGCTGACCGATGACAGCACGTCTGCCGTTGCGCTTCCCGAAGTGCCGCTATTGGCGGTATTGCCGGGCACTGGCGGGCTTACCCGTGTGAC
Protein-coding sequences here:
- a CDS encoding alpha/beta hydrolase, with translation MIDWEAGHGSLNAGGKRLEWGTFGPAPDGKPVIVLLHEGLGCLALWRDFPQKLVEATGLSVFAYSRAGYGQSEASDLPLPLDYMTCEALDVLPEVLDEMGADQFFLMGHSDGATIAAIYAARLQDVRLCGVILMAPHFFAEDMGLAEIERAKVAYETTDLREKMGRYHADPDVAFYGWNGAWLDPGFRAWNVADVIDCINRAILVIQGREDQYGTLAQVEEITRRSQRAVSVAILEECRHAPHFDQTERVMAEVTAFTREYTRGPGERIVDIPVYEL